In a genomic window of Struthio camelus isolate bStrCam1 chromosome 16, bStrCam1.hap1, whole genome shotgun sequence:
- the LOC104147501 gene encoding fibrinogen-like protein 1-like protein produces MNTKTLNIFKRSPSNTSVSALKKTSWPKDCSEIPTGSPSGIYIIKPAGLHYLLVYCEMNVTKGGCQRNRHDTPVTWAESWSTYKYGFGNVHSEYWLGTEYIYQIAKQKVYQVKFVIRDATNTTKFADYNLFSLEDESHGYRLRLGSYTGTAGDAMTSDNPNNVHDNMKFSTKDRDQDTYSKNCAYSYEGGWWYSACYSVRLNFKGGMT; encoded by the exons ATGAATACAAAAACCCTAAACATCTTCAAGAGATCTCCCTCCAATACTTCGGTGAGCGCTCTGAAGAAAACCA GTTGGCCCAAAGACTGCAGCGAGATCCCCACTGGCAGTCCCAGTGGCATCTACATCATCAAGCCCGCAGGACTCCACTACCTTCTGGTGTACTGTGAAATGAATGTAACAAAGGGAGGCTGCCAGAGGAATCGGCATGACACACCCGTCACCTGGGCCGAGTCCTGGAGCACCTACAAGTACGGCTTTGGGAATGTGCACAGTGAGTACTGGCTGGGCACTGAGTACATCTATCAGATTGCCAAGCAGAAGGTCTACCAGGTCAAGTTTGTCATCCGGGATGCCACAAACACCACCAAGTTTGCAGACTACAATCTCTTCAGTCTGGAAGATGAATCCCATGGCTACCGTTTGAGACTGGGCTCCTACACAGGGACGGCGGGGGATGCCATGACCTCAGACAATCCCAACAATGTGCACGACAACATGAAGTTCTCCACAAAAGACCGGGATCAGGACACTTACAGTAAGAACTGTGCCTACAGCTATGAGGGTGGGTGGTGGTACTCAGCATGTTATTCTGTACGGCTGAATTTCAAGGGTGGCATGACATGA
- the LOC104147499 gene encoding fibrinogen-like protein 1-like protein isoform X1 — protein sequence MVWVSCAAPPPPPKPYNCRPGHPQPGQTRLASRSTGPCRDSMATHRPCLLLLTCLLALAAPLLAFDIKNLHLFNGTLDDIVNAHPESFQLDKGDKHVRQVRDTAPHPSTVHGWPKDCSEIPTGSPSGIYIIKPAGLHYLLVYCEMNVTKGGWTVIQRNRHDTPVTWAESWSTYKYGFGNVHSEYWLGTEYIYQIAKQKVYQVKFVIRDATNTTKFADYNLFSLEDESHGYRLRLGSYTGTAGDAMTSDNPNNVHDNMKFSTKDRDQDTYSKNCAYSYEGGWWYSACYSVRLNFKGGMTWGSLCTGNCKSSLILIKPAPYC from the exons ATGGTCTGGGTCTCGTGCGCCGCTCCacccccacctcccaagccctaTAACTGCAGGCCTGGCCACCCCCAACCAGGCCAAACCCGCCTGGCTTCCCGATCCACAGGTCCCTGCAGAGACAGCATGG ctACCCACCGTCCTTGTCTCCTGCTTCTGACATGCCTGCTGGCCCTGGCAGCTCCTCTTCTTGCCTTTGACATAAAAAACTTGCACCTCTTCAATGGCACATTGGATGACATTGTGAATGCTCACCCAGAGTCCTTCCAGCTTG ATAAGGGTGACAAACATGTTCGACAGGTCAGAGACACTGCCCCCCACCCATCGACGGTCCATG GTTGGCCCAAAGACTGCAGTGAGATCCCCACTGGCAGTCCCAGTGGCATCTACATCATCAAGCCCGCAGGACTCCACTACCTTCTGGTGTACTGTGAAATGAATGTAACAAAGGGAGGCTGGACAGTCATCCAGAGGAATCGGCATGACACACCCGTCACCTGGGCCGAGTCCTGGAGCACCTACAAGTACGGCTTTGGGAATGTGCACAGTGAGTACTGGCTGGGCACTGAGTACATCTATCAGATTGCCAAGCAGAAGGTCTACCAGGTCAAGTTTGTCATCCGGGATGCCACAAACACCACCAAGTTTGCAGACTACAATCTCTTCAGTCTGGAAGATGAATCCCATGGCTACCGTTTGAGACTGGGCTCCTACACAGGGACGGCGGGGGATGCCATGACCTCAGACAATCCCAACAATGTGCACGACAACATGAAGTTCTCCACAAAAGACCGGGATCAGGACACTTACAGTAAGAACTGTGCCTACAGCTATGAGGGTGGGTGGTGGTACTCAGCATGTTATTCTGTACGGCTGAATTTCAAGGGTGGCATGACATGGGGCAGCTTGTGCACTGGGAACTGCAAATCCTCTCTCATCCTCATCAAACCAGCTCCCTACTGTTAG
- the LOC104147499 gene encoding fibrinogen-like protein 1-like protein isoform X2 — protein sequence MVWVSCAAPPPPPKPYNCRPGHPQPGQTRLASRSTGPCRDSMATHRPCLLLLTCLLALAAPLLAFDIKNLHLFNGTLDDIVNAHPESFQLGWPKDCSEIPTGSPSGIYIIKPAGLHYLLVYCEMNVTKGGWTVIQRNRHDTPVTWAESWSTYKYGFGNVHSEYWLGTEYIYQIAKQKVYQVKFVIRDATNTTKFADYNLFSLEDESHGYRLRLGSYTGTAGDAMTSDNPNNVHDNMKFSTKDRDQDTYSKNCAYSYEGGWWYSACYSVRLNFKGGMTWGSLCTGNCKSSLILIKPAPYC from the exons ATGGTCTGGGTCTCGTGCGCCGCTCCacccccacctcccaagccctaTAACTGCAGGCCTGGCCACCCCCAACCAGGCCAAACCCGCCTGGCTTCCCGATCCACAGGTCCCTGCAGAGACAGCATGG ctACCCACCGTCCTTGTCTCCTGCTTCTGACATGCCTGCTGGCCCTGGCAGCTCCTCTTCTTGCCTTTGACATAAAAAACTTGCACCTCTTCAATGGCACATTGGATGACATTGTGAATGCTCACCCAGAGTCCTTCCAGCTTG GTTGGCCCAAAGACTGCAGTGAGATCCCCACTGGCAGTCCCAGTGGCATCTACATCATCAAGCCCGCAGGACTCCACTACCTTCTGGTGTACTGTGAAATGAATGTAACAAAGGGAGGCTGGACAGTCATCCAGAGGAATCGGCATGACACACCCGTCACCTGGGCCGAGTCCTGGAGCACCTACAAGTACGGCTTTGGGAATGTGCACAGTGAGTACTGGCTGGGCACTGAGTACATCTATCAGATTGCCAAGCAGAAGGTCTACCAGGTCAAGTTTGTCATCCGGGATGCCACAAACACCACCAAGTTTGCAGACTACAATCTCTTCAGTCTGGAAGATGAATCCCATGGCTACCGTTTGAGACTGGGCTCCTACACAGGGACGGCGGGGGATGCCATGACCTCAGACAATCCCAACAATGTGCACGACAACATGAAGTTCTCCACAAAAGACCGGGATCAGGACACTTACAGTAAGAACTGTGCCTACAGCTATGAGGGTGGGTGGTGGTACTCAGCATGTTATTCTGTACGGCTGAATTTCAAGGGTGGCATGACATGGGGCAGCTTGTGCACTGGGAACTGCAAATCCTCTCTCATCCTCATCAAACCAGCTCCCTACTGTTAG
- the VPS37D gene encoding vacuolar protein sorting-associated protein 37D has translation MLRGRGARAAAAAGPPTPPSPPPPPPGPGSPRRLRALSTAQLRALLQDEPRLQRVVRLSRKFQSLQLEQEMCLMSNYTLAKENLSLRPRLESGKASLAIKYQELREIQEACWDKQQRLGAYLEKWSPQSALGQLQANLNASEAESEAQMEQFLSQDLPLDAFLESFCLSRTRSHICRTQLEKLQELLQKNKLGRVPACPAGCPGAPASPAQGCLAPLQSRAALKAFHLRSGFVPAFLIPSEAVVPFPVPVAPPSHHLPALGHQPAAPRSETPGQGSPLCLIRHIPLLSPRPFRVQQLPCRQKQEPPHR, from the exons atgctgcggggcaggggcgcgcgagcggcggcggcggcggggcctcccacccccccctcgccgccgccgccgcctccggggcCTGGCTCGCCGCGCCGCCTCAGGGCGCTCAGCACCGCGCAGCTCCGCGCCTTGCTGCAGGACGAGCCCCGACTGCAGCGCGTCGTCCGCCTCAGCAGGAAG TTTCAGAgtctgcagctggagcaggagatgTGTTTGATGTCAAACTACACCCTGGCCAAGGAGAACCTGTCCCTGCGCCCAAGGCTGGAGAGTGGGAAAGCTTCCTTAGCTATCAAGTACCAAGAGCTGCGGGAGATACAAGAGGCATGCTGGGACAAGCAGCAGCGGCTGG GGGCCTACCTGGAGAAGTGGAGCCCACAGAGTGCCCTTGGCCAGCTGCAAGCCAACCTCAATGCCTCTGAGGCAGAGTCAGAG GCACAGATGGAGCAGTTCCTGTCCCAGGACCTTCCCCTTGATGCCTTTCTGGAGTCTTTCTGCCTGAGCCGGACACGGTCCCACATCTGTCGGACGCAACTGGAGAAACTGCAGGAGCTGTTGCAGAAGAACAAGCTGGGCAGGGTTCCTGCATGTCCCGCAGGGTGCCCAGGTGCCCCAGCCAGCCCAGCACAAGGCTGCCTTgcccctctgcagagcagagctgccctCAAAGCCTTCCATCTCCGCTCTGGCTTTGTGCCTGCCTTTCTCATCCCTTCAGAGGCTGTTGTGCCCTTCCCTGTGCCAGTTGCTCCTCCAAGCCACCATCTCCCAGCCCTGGGACACCAGCCAGCAGCACCACGGTCTGAAACCCCTGGCCAAGGCTCGCCGCTGTGCCTCATCAGGCACATCCCCTTGCTCAGCCCCCGGCCTTTCCGTGTGCAGCAGCTCCCGTGCCGACAGAAGCAGGAGCCTCCACACCGGTAG
- the LOC104147500 gene encoding fibrinogen-like protein 1-like protein, with amino-acid sequence MSLLRGGLVLLSVVVMLLFCVSAGPAAPTTSSRSGEYGSGFPADCSRLRKNSPSGVYVIQPAGSPPRVVWCDMDTEGKGWTVIQRNTYNTEITWKESWTTYKYGFGNVRADYWLGTEYLHLLTQQNTYKVRFVVKNKANVTHYAEYDIFSIESEASGYPLRLGRFSGDGEDYLTSYHAKYGGIHDNMKFSTHDRDQDQASRNCASSYGGWWYDKCQNILLNAKNYILWPGICSSGDCKSSLILVKPTDVC; translated from the exons ATGAGCCTGCTTCGTGGGGGACTTGTCCTCCTGTCTGTCGTGGTGATGCTTCTCTTCTGTGTGAGTGCTGGCCCAGCAGCACCCACCACAAGCTCCCGGAGTGGTGAGTATGGATCAG GGTTCCCTGCAGACTGCAGCCGCCTCCGCAAGAACAGCCCCAGTGGGGTCTACGTCATCCAGCCAGCAGGGTCTCCCCCGCGGGTGGTTTGGTGCGACATGGACACCGAAGGCAAGGGCTGGACTGTCATCCAGAGGAATACTTACAATACTGAGATCACATGGAAGGAGTCCTGGACCACCTACAAGTACGGCTTTGGGAATGTGAGGGCAGATTACTGGCTGGGCACCGAGTACCTGCACCTGCTCACACAGCAGAACACCTACAAGGTCCGCTTCGTTGTGAAGAATAAGGCCAATGTCACCCATTATGCTGAGTACGACATCTTCAGCATAGAGAGCGAGGCCAGTGGGTACCCTCTGAGGCTAGGTAGGTTCTCTGGTGATGGAGAGGACTATCTGACCAGCTACCATGCCAAGTATGGGGGCATACATGACAACATGAAGTTCAGCACCCATGACAGGGACCAGGACCAGGCCAGCAGAAACTGTGCCAGCAGCTATGGGGGCTGGTGGTATGATAAGTGTCAGAACATCCTGCTCAATGCCAAAAACTACATCCTATGGCCAGGAATCTGCAGTAGCGGTGACTGCAAATCTTCCCTCATCCTGGTCAAACCCACAGATGTGTGCTGA